The following coding sequences lie in one Sinorhizobium fredii USDA 257 genomic window:
- a CDS encoding O-linked N-acetylglucosamine transferase, SPINDLY family protein — MTIYTHLASDPASPLAGFLERARQQRLPLTELFQFAESFNAAGQREQAAELYKSWIAYNDSNPLLHLVYFNYSVTLRQMGDLAGSIHALRGCLKLEPRFGQGHINLGRALEDAGLTGQAIQQWQAYAETTSEITPERVAHRLMVLQHMGRVLENAGLMEEAENTLWKAIELRPDKTEAGQHWTSLRQRQCKWPTLVPSEHVSARQLLDALSPLTLACYADDPVFQLAKAYRYCKSLVGRPDLSDFPKLQPRRKTGTGQRLRVGYVSSDLRDHAVGFALSEVFETHDKNSVEIYAYYCGEVRTGDATQTRMMSAIDCWRDISTVSDSDAAKRIIADEIDILVDVNGYTKHARTRIFAYRPAPVIVTFCGYPGTMGSPFHQYIIADEHIIPPENEIYYSEKVLRIPCNQPVDRKRQIAPRPSRAEVGLPEDAFIFACFNGMQKITAACFDRWMAILSATPGSFLWLLGGGEDVDQRLKQAAEQHGVAPERLIFASKAPNPKHLARIGLADLFLDTFPYGAHSTAGDALTMGLPVLTFPGNGFASRFCSSIVAAAGVPELICDGPDDFVRKAIGFARDRQSLAAVRQALESRREASVLRDIPALVRRLEELFWQMQGECERGETPVPDLGNLDIYYEIAAEFMKENVEFADSTAYRQQYVAKLAEWHAFSPIPFDSRLWTAATADVR, encoded by the coding sequence ATGACCATCTATACTCATCTCGCCTCGGATCCTGCTTCGCCACTTGCCGGTTTCTTGGAAAGGGCGCGTCAGCAGCGGCTTCCGCTGACGGAGTTGTTCCAGTTCGCGGAAAGTTTCAATGCGGCCGGGCAAAGAGAGCAGGCCGCCGAACTCTACAAATCCTGGATCGCCTACAACGACTCCAATCCGCTACTGCACCTGGTCTATTTCAACTACTCCGTCACGCTGCGCCAGATGGGTGATCTCGCCGGCTCCATTCATGCGCTGCGCGGTTGCCTGAAGCTCGAACCGCGCTTCGGTCAGGGCCATATCAATCTCGGCCGCGCGCTGGAGGATGCCGGTCTGACGGGACAGGCGATTCAACAATGGCAAGCCTATGCCGAGACGACTTCCGAAATCACGCCGGAGCGCGTTGCTCATCGCCTGATGGTGCTCCAGCACATGGGTCGGGTGCTCGAGAATGCCGGTCTGATGGAGGAGGCGGAAAACACGCTCTGGAAGGCGATCGAGTTGAGGCCGGACAAGACCGAGGCCGGTCAGCATTGGACCTCGCTGCGGCAACGCCAATGCAAGTGGCCGACATTGGTTCCTTCGGAGCATGTCTCGGCTCGGCAACTGCTCGATGCGCTGTCACCGTTGACCCTTGCCTGTTATGCCGACGATCCGGTCTTCCAGCTTGCCAAGGCCTATCGCTACTGCAAGTCGCTGGTGGGCCGCCCCGATTTGAGCGACTTCCCGAAGCTTCAGCCCCGCCGCAAAACCGGAACCGGGCAACGATTGCGTGTCGGCTATGTGTCGTCAGACCTGCGCGATCACGCGGTCGGCTTCGCCCTCAGCGAAGTCTTCGAGACGCACGACAAGAACAGCGTCGAAATCTATGCCTATTATTGCGGCGAAGTGCGGACCGGCGACGCGACGCAGACGCGGATGATGAGCGCCATCGACTGCTGGCGCGATATTTCCACGGTCAGTGACAGCGATGCTGCCAAGCGGATCATTGCCGATGAAATCGACATCCTCGTCGATGTCAACGGCTACACGAAACATGCCCGCACTAGGATCTTCGCCTATCGGCCGGCACCGGTGATTGTCACCTTCTGTGGCTACCCGGGTACCATGGGCAGCCCCTTCCACCAGTACATCATCGCCGACGAGCACATCATCCCGCCGGAAAACGAGATCTACTATTCGGAAAAGGTGCTGAGGATACCCTGCAACCAACCCGTCGACCGCAAGAGGCAGATCGCGCCGCGGCCGAGCCGTGCCGAAGTGGGGCTGCCCGAGGATGCCTTCATATTCGCTTGCTTCAACGGCATGCAGAAGATCACCGCCGCATGCTTCGACCGCTGGATGGCGATCCTTTCCGCGACCCCGGGCAGCTTCCTCTGGCTGCTTGGCGGTGGCGAGGATGTCGATCAGCGCCTCAAGCAGGCAGCCGAACAGCACGGTGTGGCGCCCGAGCGCCTGATCTTCGCTTCCAAGGCTCCCAACCCCAAGCATCTGGCGCGCATCGGATTGGCCGACCTGTTCCTCGACACCTTTCCTTATGGCGCGCACTCCACCGCAGGCGACGCGCTCACGATGGGACTGCCCGTCCTGACGTTCCCCGGCAACGGCTTCGCATCGCGCTTCTGCTCGAGCATCGTCGCCGCGGCAGGCGTGCCGGAGCTCATTTGCGACGGACCGGACGACTTCGTCCGGAAGGCGATCGGATTTGCCCGGGACCGCCAAAGCCTCGCAGCTGTCAGGCAGGCCCTGGAGAGCCGCCGCGAGGCCAGCGTATTGCGCGACATCCCGGCTCTCGTTCGGCGCCTGGAGGAGCTGTTCTGGCAAATGCAGGGTGAGTGCGAGCGCGGCGAAACGCCTGTGCCCGATCTCGGCAATCTCGACATCTATTACGAGATCGCGGCGGAGTTCATGAAGGAAAACGTGGAGTTCGCTGACAGCACCGCCTATCGGCAGCAGTACGTCGCGAAACTGGCTGAGTGGCATGCCTTTTCGCCGATCCCGTTCGACTCCCGCTTGTGGACAGCGGCGACAGCCGACGTGCGTTGA